A single window of Callithrix jacchus isolate 240 chromosome 6, calJac240_pri, whole genome shotgun sequence DNA harbors:
- the C6H2orf66 gene encoding LOW QUALITY PROTEIN: uncharacterized protein C2orf66 homolog (The sequence of the model RefSeq protein was modified relative to this genomic sequence to represent the inferred CDS: substituted 2 bases at 2 genomic stop codons) produces MDSSLVLSFTQFHSTMTTAPLLLLCVALVLLGHVHGATLRNEDKXKPLNNTRNRDLFFRSLQAYFKGRGLDLGMFPNPFPMNENPRPLSFXSELLASAFADYEEQENSFHSFLKD; encoded by the exons ATGGACAGCTCTCTGGTCCTCTCTTTCACTCAGTTTCACTCCACTATGACCACAGCACCTCTCCTGCTACTATGTGTTGCCCTGGTGCTACTTGGACATGTGCATGGAGCCACACtaagaaatgaagacaaataGAAGCCACTCAATAATACCAGAAACAGAGATTTG ttTTTCAGAAGCCTTCAGGCATATTTTAAGGGCAGAGGTCTTGATCTTGGAATGTTTCCAAATCCTTTCCCCATGAATGAGAACCCTAGACCTCTCTCTTTCTGATCAGAACTTCTTGCTTCTGCATTTGCAGATTATGAAGAGCAGGAAAACTCCTTTCACAGTTTTCTCAAAGACTGA